In Diadema setosum chromosome 19, eeDiaSeto1, whole genome shotgun sequence, a genomic segment contains:
- the LOC140242602 gene encoding superoxide dismutase [Mn], mitochondrial-like, whose amino-acid sequence MLAQVTAAGRTLLGPSSTRILSRCMTPTACQSLHTLPELPYDYSALAPVISGEIMELHHKKHHATYVNNLNAAEASLEDASEKGDINAIISLQPALKFNGGGHINHSIFWKNLSPAGGGEPSGELANAIKRDFGSFDSMVTKLSAATIAIQGSGWGWLGFNKGTGSLQIATCANQDPLQPTTGLIPLFGIDVWEHAYYLQYKNVRPDYVKAIFNIANWDDVAARLGEAMSS is encoded by the exons ATGTTGGCTCAAGTAACCGCGGCAGGAAG AACCCTGCTTGGTCCATCAAGCACTAGGATTCTGTCAAGATGCATGACTCCTACAGCCTGCCAGTCCCTCCACACACTCCCAGAACTTCCCTATGACTACAGCGCACTGGCCCCAGTGATCAGTGGTGAAATAATGGAGCTGCACCACAAGAAGCACCACGCCACCTACGTCAACAATCTGAACGCGGCTGAAGCTTCGCTGGAGGATGCATCAGAGAAAG GTGACATCAATGCCATCATATCCTTGCAGCCAGCTCTGAAGTTCAACGGGGGAGGCCACATCAACCACTCAATCTTCTGGAAGAACCTGTCCCCCGCGGGCGGCGGAGAACCCTCAG GTGAACTAGCAAATGCCATCAAGAGGGACTTTGGTTCATTTGACAGCATGGTCACCAAGCTGTCTGCAGCTACCATCGCCATCCAGGGTTCCGGCTGGGGTTGGCTGGGGTTCAACAAGGGTACAGGGTCCCTCCAGATTGCCACATGTGCCAACCAGGATCCTCTCCAACCTACGACAG GTCTGATTCCACTGTTTGGCATTGATGTCTGGGAGCATGCGTACTACTTGCAATACAAGAACGTCCGTCCGGACTACGTGAAGGCAATTTTCAACATTGCCAACTGGGATGACGTGGCAGCAAGACTCGGCGAGGCGATGTCCAGTTAA